The genomic region ATGACAGTCACCAAGACAAGAGAAGCCATGTGAACACTCTGAGACCATGACGGACGTACAATCTGATGAGTTGTTGTCACCAATGGCGCTTGTATCATGTTGTTTTAACTGGTTTATAGAATAAAACAACTGCGTCAATGTTTGAGGTGTCACAAAAGTGAATACTGGCATAGATCTCACTGTTCTGCTTCCAGTATTCTTTCTTTCTGGGAAAAACATCTGAGTTTTGTCAAACTTTCTCCTACTGCTGATTACTAAATAACAGAGATGGATGGAATAAAACTTTTTTCTTGATGGAGGAAGGGAGTCTACTCTTTCACTTGTTAGATTTGGTGTAAACGTAATTGTAGAACATTTTGTGGGTCCTGTAAAATGTCTGGCACTCCGcggatttttctttgttgaaAATGGCTGGCAAAGAATGAGTTTATAAAAAATGAACACTATTTGGCAAATTGGACCTATATGCACGAACAGAGCTAAAATGTCTTAAAATCAAATGTCACAAAATGTCCCTGGtatgaaagtgcgatttaaagtAATCCAGATAGCGtgtgttgacaaaaaaaaaaaaaggtccttaAAGTGAGATAAAGCGTAATGGAGCCATTGTGCTCATGTTGGAGAGTTTCgtcattattttatatatttttttcagtctggtcacagaacattctcccaattctACGCCAGTGGTATCATTACACGCAAAGCGGCGGAACAAATTGTCCGAGACCAAGTGAGAGTATTTACGTCCAAGTGAGCCTAATGGCGTCATTTGTGGCGCTGATGCTAATGCGGCCATTAGCGTGTTCCATTGGGCTGAGCTCAGGTGCATTCGGGGGAACTCGCTGAACCTTTGGGGGCCACAGTGAAGAGCAACTCTATAGGCAGAAGCATGTCGACCTCTAGTggtcaaaaacaaaacagcagttgATCATCATGAACGATGATCATTGCGAAATTACGTGAACACATTGGGGTGTccattagacttagacttagacttagacttagactcaactttattaatcccttgggaatactccttcagggaaattcaggccccagcagtatccataccacagagcgggtttacTGCTAAATTAATTTCAAATACGTTGCCCAGTCACTTCTTCAgtatacaacaaaaacaaaaatcgcTGTACCAATACCTTTGCAGGGAAATGTAGCCGTCAACTTATTGACTGACGtgcatgaaggaaaaaaaatatatttggccTTATTTTAATGCAAGCAAAAAGCAGCTTGTTGTTGACCGAAGTAGCCTTGAAACTGCGATGGAATTGGCTGCAAATGTTTTGTTCCTAATTAACCTTCAAGCTCCTCAGCCACAATCAATGAAGTTTTCCCCTCTAATTGAGATATAGTAATTATCAGACTGTATTCATCTGCTTAATGAAACACTGTTCCAATGCGCCTGCGGCAAAAAGCTTAATTGAGGTACCCCGCCACCCTGATATAGGCCGAACTTTCCcttttcagtgtgtgtgtgtatgtgtgtgtccgcAGCTTCAAAGTGGTGAACGGGCGCCACGGACCGCCGGAGCGTGAAACTCACTGAGCGGACATCTCGCTATGGATCATCCTTCCTGTGAGATGCATTTGAGGGTTCTCACTGGTcaagtgcaccctgatgactgaCATGGAGACATTATTGTGTGACACTCTTGAGGCGTGAGGAGggacaaaatgaaatgaaaagcagTATTAGGCTAGATCGAAGGGGGGAGAAAACACCGAGACTTGCCATATAAACCTGAAGAATGTCACAATCCTATTCCTGAATAATTTTGCATGCATTTGTTTTATCTTTGTTTGATATTGTCGCCTATGCTCGTTACTCCCCTTTAGTGCCATAATGCCTTAAAACTGTTCTGGTGTTGACTTGCCCATATAATAATGCGCGTTGCTCTTGTATAGGAACCTTCGTCGTTTCCGGCGTTGGCAAGTGCGTCAGGTGGAGGCGATGCGCTGCCGGCGAGAGTGGCATCGGCAACTGGGTGTGGAGAACGCCGGCAGCCTGGACTGTCGCTTCAAGCTTAACACTCACAAGATGGTGTTTGTGATAAACTCCGAGGACTACATGTACCGCAGAGGAGCGCTGGTCAAGGCCAGGAAGGTACGCTTTTGATGTGATCTTCTAACTGGGCGCGCACGGCAATGCGTATATACATTTTATTGTCTGTGTGAACCAAGGCCGAAATAACACACAACTACTATTTCAGATGGGACTGCTTTTAACCATGCTGCCCGTCTTTCCTTTTCCCAGTCTCAGCACCAAGTGGCGGCAAACCAGCACGAGCGCTTGGCCAAGTGGCACCGGGGCTGGCGGGCAGAGCACGTGACGCCCTCGGCCGAGCGCAGCGTGCACAAGTGGCTGATGGGAGAGGACGAGGAGGACATGATCCCCTGCAAGACCGCCTGCCTGTCCACGGAGCTCAAGGGCCAGGCAGTTAACAGATACCGCGTTCATTACAGCGGTAGCAAAGCCCCCGCCTCGCCTTAAGAGGACATTCGCGCGCATCTCCCCGCGCACACACAGCTGGTTACATGCATGGACATCCCTACACTAAACAGTGCAGTACTTGTGTACCTTCACCTTTCATGTTCACTCCCTCGTGCAGAGTGAGCGTGTTGGaagagttaaagttaaagttaaagtcccaatgatcatcgtcacacacacatctgggtgtggtgaaatttgtcctctgcatttaacccatccccatgtgattttgatccatcccctgggggagaggggagcagtgagcagcagcggtgccgcgctcgggaatcatttggtgatctaaccccccaattccaacccttaatgctgagtgccaagcagggaggcaatgggtcccatttttatagtctttggtatgacccggccggggtttgaacccacaaccttccagtctcagggcggacactctactactaggccactgagctggtcataCACGAGTGTGGACTTAGGGGAGGCCACAACTGCCCCCCCATCCTTTTCACTCAGCATCAGCAGTATCATCTGGCACTAAAAGTCAACACGATTTGACCACATAATGGAAATAGTTTCAGAAATGTGAAtgtctgttttattttctttctttctttctttctttctttctttctttctttctttctttctttctttctttctttaaatGAAAGTCTTGTGTAGTTT from Syngnathus scovelli strain Florida chromosome 10, RoL_Ssco_1.2, whole genome shotgun sequence harbors:
- the LOC125972465 gene encoding paired amphipathic helix protein Sin3b-like, with amino-acid sequence MRCRREWHRQLGVENAGSLDCRFKLNTHKMVFVINSEDYMYRRGALVKARKSQHQVAANQHERLAKWHRGWRAEHVTPSAERSVHKWLMGEDEEDMIPCKTACLSTELKGQAVNRYRVHYSGSKAPASP